The Lasioglossum baleicum chromosome 5, iyLasBale1, whole genome shotgun sequence genome segment AATGACCATGGCAATGAAAACTATTAGCGTAGCAGTAGACAAAATCAATTCGAACGATTTACCCGATATTTATAGTTACATGGGATATACTTTCTGCGGTGTTACATGCGTATTTGGTCCGTGGATATCGTTCAAGGATTACATTTCGATACGGCACATGAATCATCaggtattaaacattttttctgttTGCAGAAGATTTCTCTCTTATAATCAACGAGAATGCGTAACTCCCTTTTCTAATTCTAGGATAAATGGTGGATGCTGTACGCGGCTCAATGTATGTTTTTATCCTTTTTGTTTTTAACTATGTCGAACTGTTGGACACAATGGATAGTAATGGACAGCTCTTGGAAGTAAGTAAAATTTCTTGTGTTTCAAActataatgaatagactgcagatctttatgcaaaataagaattgcctgcatcgattgtaagaagtagaaactaaattgaatgttatttcttcccttcatgatttgaatagagaagaaataatatattgtcatcttcaatttttaaaattttttaacaattttcaacttcatccactcaattttcctatacatTATTATAGAAATATATCAAATTTGATATTATTTCAGGTGGCTATTAGCTTACAGAGATGCGCTGTCTTTTCGAACGTCTCATTATTTCATTTCGTATGTAGCATCCACGGTATTGTTAATAGGAGGATTTCCATATACTCTAGCTACTTTGGTAAAACCATTGAAAGTAGAATTCCCACGATCGCTCGTACAAGTAGTTATTTGTTGGAATGTACCCATGCATTTCTGGTTGAAGACATGTATGTAATCATATCCGATGTTCTTGAGGCACGCTACCATTTTTCTCCATACAATTTAACATATTTCGTAATAATAAACTgttgatataaatttttagaTATATTCCGCCCCAGTATTAGATACTTAGGAAAATTTGGAGCTGTAACCATGACGTATTTAACAAGCGCTCTACTACACGGATTAAATTTCCAATTGGCAGCAGTTTTACTTAGTCTTGGATTTTACACGTACGTAGAATTCCAGCTAAGATCTATGCTTGCAAATATTTTCGACGCGTGTATAGCGTCCAAGCAATGTGCTAAAACGAAATGTACACATACGTGCAACAGTCAGAATTCTTGGTGGGTCTTTCTAACAAACCTGATGTTTTCTGGTCTATCGGTTTTCCATTTAGCGTATTTAGGTCTTATGTTTGATACATCCGAATTACAAGAGACAGGGTATAGTTACATTCATACTATTGACAAATGGTCACAACTTGGATTTGCTAGCCATTGGGTAATTTTTGCTACGTACATGGTATACTTTTTAATTAGGTAACTAACTTAGGTACGTAACTAAACTGTATTCGAAATCTCAATTATCTTTAAACAACTCGATCGTATATAGCTAGTTCTGCTAAACGAACGAATTATTagcattttaatatttcaagtcATACAAGTAACTTATCATATTCATCCTTTTGATACATTTTTATAccacttgcaatcaatagatCATGATAAAGGTAGAGAaaagtgtgtatgtgtgtgtgtatttgtgCGTCGCGTGTATGTATGTGTTAcaagaaaatattagtagaatTCTAAAAGTAAGTAAAATACATAGTTTTTATTAGATTATAAGGTATATTTGCATTTGCATGTGTGTAAAAAACATACATATTATAatcgaattattatttaattgctATAAGAAGTCTTATGCATTATAGTTGTTAAATAATACTTCATTATACaacattttatataaataatattaaactgTATTTTgctaaattttaatgtaatcaTAACAACGAATAAAGTTATtttttcaatcaaaatcaatgcttttcaactgaaataaaacaccATGTTTGTGCATGTAACATAGTACGTAtattactgtgcaaaagaaagaagtacccggccatatttaatagaaaagcgtaaaaaatagtttaaaaTAGAATTAAGGGGGAAGGATAGTAAGGTATATTTGCATTTGCATGTATGTAAAAAACATACATATTATAatcgatttattatttaattgctATAAGAAGTCTTATGTATTATATAGTTGTCAAATAATACTTcattatacaatattttatataaataatattaaactgTATTTTgctaaattttaatgtaatcaTAACAACGAATAAAGTTATtttttcaatcaaaatcaatgcttttcaactgaaataaaacgcCATGTTTGTGCATGTAACATATAGtacgcatatatatatatatacacagctGTACAAACTTTTGTCCGCAAccgtatatatatattcaatatatagatacatacatataaaaaattataaatctaGAAAGAAGAGTAATTTTGAATGACTCGTCTAGATATATTTTTCttcataaaatatatgaaaaaatgcatgtgagattttattgcatattttaaGGCAAAATTGTAATGTCACATATGGTTTTTATACTTTACGCGTTATCATCTTTGATAAATTAGTATGTCATGAATACATTCAGCTTCGTAAAGATAAAATCTCTTGAATATAAGCATTTTACAAGAATCAAATTAATAATGCTCATATATATTACGCTTTTCccaacaatattcaattttctgaaTGATAATAACTAAATCTTTCGATTGATTTTGACTGTACAATTTACCAATGTTGCACGTCATTTACtatacaatttaaattaaatcatATGTTAGTAAACAGTCGGTTCATAATTGATTTTATcagagttctctctctctctctctctctctctctctcaattaAAACATGTATATTTACTTTCTCCATAATTTTCGGTATTTATACCTAAtttgcatatatatataattttatattattaaaatatctttGTTCTTAAACATTAATGACACTtcttttataaaaaatgcattaatttgttaaaatattaattaacctTTATATAATCTTATATTagattaatatgtatatatatttatacacatatttatatataaatgtacCACAGATATACATACACAGAGCGATACATTGTGCTATAATTGAGTTTCTGCAATTTAGGATGCTgtctaaaaaaagaaagaatatcAAGCTTCAAAGGAATAGTATCAATAATAAAAGATATTATTTACTATAGTTTTCTATGTATAGAGGAATGAATACAAAGAAATTGTATCAGGAACTTCTCAAAAATGAACTTCCTAttcaatgtatatgtatacctatACTCTTATACAATAAATCCATAAATCCattgttttcttcttttaaatACATGTATCGTATTGTATGTCGTGTATAGTGTATGTATTTACTTTTACGTGgtctatatacaatatacagcaCATATATAGAAGCATTTATATTTCTGTGAACAATCGTTTCGCGTTAACTAAAATATTACAATCATATTTATACGTTGTACCTTAATTACTAGTGTGTGTATccgttaatttaattacatattCTACaccgataaaaattaataaaacagtAGCTGTACATGATTCGCATTGTACGTTATATTATCGCATCGTACATCATCATATTCCAATGTCTTTCCACTGACTTTCATAATTAACATCGTTATAAAGTTTGTACAATTATCCTCAAGTATTTCAGAGTCattgatatatttttttaatagtaCTTTTTTGTAAGCAAAATCTTATCTAAACGATCACTTCGATATATGTACATTGCATAATTTTCCGACATACAATTAGAGAATAACATTTCATAGTGAAGTATAAGTACTGTACGGTGGTAGTGCGAAATAAGTTCTccagatttctcaattttcatatAATGTTTGAGATTATAAAGATAAATAACGATAACATAAGTGAGAAACGTGACAAAATGCATAAATTAAACTCGCTAGGTGTTGTTTCGTTCGTAGAAATAGATGCTACAACTGGGGATAATTACAAAGCAGTGCATTTTCTAAAACGGTATGTAAGTACGTATAAATGTGaaacaggtaaatatttataatagtaaCAGCTTATCCTCTTACATTAATAATTACATTGACAATTGCATTTCGAATATTGAAAATGTTCATATTCTTTTCACAGAGTACGCGGCGATGCTACAAAAAGTATAAACTGTGACTTTTAACTGTATCTTCAGATTATGTATATGTACCTGCATGACAAAATAAAATCAAACGGTAAGCAAACTGAAAATCAATCAAATTTTAGTTACGAAAGATGAATAAAACATcccaaagaactttcgatacagATTTATCTAAATCGCAAAAAGTTAAATCTTTGTGTAAATGCATGTAGAATATTATAATTGTTACTTTTCAATCACAACGTTATGATATGTTTTATGTCGAAGTTATTCTACGTTAGTACttagaaatacataaaaaaCTATGGCATTTTTCGCAGCTGTATCAATGAACAGACATCCGAAGACACAGTTAAAGATGCTACACACGATAGCACAACCGATTTCAGTTTTCTATTACATTTATAGCATTTTTGGCGGGTGAATTCATTATCGGTACATAATGAACGTACATTCTTATTTCCATaagaatttcattatgaatacatATAGACTAATTAGCAGCCTAAAAAATTCTTTCGAATCTATATCTCATTGTGAACTGTTGTTTCAATTTgagatttaaaataatatatacacaCTACTGTGCAGAAGAAAAAAGCACTCGAccttatttaatagaaaagcataaaagatcaaataagaacacagtaagttttgaaaaaggatttcgctgtttaattgaatagttctgagaatatgtgttattgcagattatctaatacttttaatgcaataaatcaattattgtacaatacaatttctacataaagatactgtttgttatatcttataattatactgggtgcttctttcgtttgcacagtagtgtatacagggtgagtcacctaacgttatcacctcaaataaaTGAGGCTCATACGGCTTTTCATGTCGttctttttagagatatgaatgttaccttcattttttaaaatggaaccacccttttttaaacatctacgaattcagtgactataattgctcaaggtcattcaaggtcacggatagaagaaacgtataaaactaaaatatggaagcagaatacgtttatcaccagtgaaacctgtagTAAACATGCTAAGATCCTTCAATGCTATGGAATGTTCTCAAACATCCTCTAGCCGATGACGCTGCGATTTGTTCACTAACAGTATGTTCCCAAATGCGATTCCGCCTATGCCTTACTCAATGATTGAAAGGTGTGATATTATAACAGTTCACTGTCAATGTAGACAAAATGCATTGCAGGGCGATTGCTTTATGAAGAAAGGTATCCTGAGCGAAACACTTCTAGGCTGACTTTTACTAATATCTACAAGTTATTTAGAAATATTGGAAGTGTAGATGTAAGAAAGCGTAAACGCGAAAGAATCCCATGACTACTGAagacaatgaaattaatattatagcAGCTATAGCTGTCAATCCACATGTGAGTACGAGGAAAATTGCACAAGAAGCAAGCATGAATCAAAGTAGCGTAATACGAGTTCTAGCCCGACATAAATTTCATCCGTCTCATATATCGCTACATCGGGAATTCGTCAGGTTttttctgtctgtgaccttgaatgaccttgagtaattatagtcactgaattcgtaatgaaagggactatcattgtggatgtttaaaaaagggtggttccatttaaaaaaatgaaggtgaccttgatatctctaaaaaaattgacataaaaacaaaaattttttggtgtCGTATGAGCCCTATttgaccattcaactttgtcctcaagacatttagtgtatctttgaaaacaacaaagatatttgaggtgaaaacgttaggtgactcaccctgtatatatatatatatatatatatattctttttcCGATTCAATAGATAAATGAAGAAGAGATGTGTACGTGtagatattaaacattttaaacgAAAACAAATAAAGTGTGTTAATCACACATAGCTATAAGTAATAATGCACATTGGGATTTAAGTTTCTACTTGCTGTATCCTTTGTTTCTTTATGAAACAGCGAAAATATTGCATGTTTACAAACACATAATCCGACATCGTTGATATCTAATTTCACAAACGTCGTAAgacagaagaaaaaaaaatgacttaaaaagaatatttttacaagACAATATGCAGTATTTACAGGTACGATCATAGTTCTCATTCTATTCGTAGGTAAATAGAAATTCTTACAAAGTTTCTGTCGGACACGATGAAAGCAAAAGTGAAGGACGAACAAGTGTAATTAAACATCTTATCATTTAAAGATATTCTTATATAGTATCGTTTTTGCTTTTCTTCTGGCCAGCAGAGATATGATCGAATAAAGTGAAACTGATTGAAATCGTGTTGATCTTATGTATCGTAGCAATGTATCGTAGGACATGGAAGAGTTGTTTTGAAATAGCTGCGTGCCGTGGCTGTGTACACAGATGGTACAGAAATAATTACGAAGAAACTTATAACCCAAAATACAAATGTAAAAATGAAGTAACACTACCTTGACGAAGTTATAAAGTCTATTGCGTGTCTATTTGATTTTCGTTGATTATGATAAAAGCACGGGCAAGCAAGAATAGTTGTTTCGAGTTGAAGATCGGAGATCAGTGGGATGGTCTACTGAATAATTGGATTTAAGCGATGAGATCTTCGGCGCTGGTGAGATGCTCGAATTACTGGATTGTCCTCTCCAACGCCACTGAGAATATCGGTTAGTCATCTGATAAATGCAGTTTTATAACTTTTGCTTGTGCGCGCACTGCAAATCACAGAAATAAAAGGGAGCACTTTGTTAGCCACCTCAGGAGCTACTTCATCCCTAAGCTCTAAATGTAGCTTACACAGCTGACAGGCCTGGACAGTAATCCAATCTAATAAAAaaggtatttttatttttatagcgcATCTAATTTTCTATAATACGTAATACGCAcgaaattaatttagtttaaatgctatttacatttataaaattcataaataaaGTTAATTTCTCTATTcttagtatattattatcattattaatactACTATtgctattactattattattattattattattatttgtccaGGCCTAATGTTATCTTATAAAGAATCTAATTACATGCCTTAAATGAAAGTTTCTTAGTGCATGCTACATGCATGTTGATATTAGCGATCAGTCACGTTTTATAATTTTTGGTACTGCTTCGTATCCttttatatacataaatatatatatacagggtgagtcatctAACGTTTCCACCTCACATATCttcgttgttttcaaagatacatgaggacaaagttgaatggtaaaatggggctcgcacgataccaaacaaatttttgtttttgtcttttttagagatatcaagaggtcaccttcatttttctaAATAGAACCACCCTTTTTTGAACACTTAGAATGATAGTCCCTTCTATtgcgaattcagtgactataattcactaacactgacgcgtaccgctaacttagcttgctccacgcagTACgtgtcagtgttagtgggaagagtggggcgggctccgcGGCGCATCTGGACGAGGGACGTAGCGGTAAGGGGACTGGTTcccgcaaaatatggcaaccctggttgggacttcgattgaagaattactgtatacgttttttctgtccgtgaccttgaatgactttgagtaattatagtcactgaattcgtaatgaaagggactatcattgtagatgtttgaaaaagggtggttccatttaagAAAATGAAACTGACCTTGATATCGCTAAAAAaagacataaaaacaaaaatttttttggtgtcGTATAAgccccccattttaccattcaactttgtcctcgagacatttaatgtatctttgataACAACAAAGATATCTGAGGtgaaaacgttaggtgactcaccctgtataatgtcacaatatataacattaaaaaatatagatttGTGATGATATTCAAGCATTATATAGGCCTAGGTTTGCGTAACCTAGTGAAAACTTGAATAAAAGGATAGAAGctaaattacaaatatataatacaatgcagaggtggagcatattttgatacAGAATATGAAGTAAAGCAATATGTTACAATAAAGTGCAAAAGTCATGAAATTGTTATATGAAGAGAGGCAATGATAACTGTTACTTAGCAGAAGGTTTAGAGTAACAGTTATGAAGACTTACTGCTTTAGAGAATGATAGCGATTTACTCGATCCGCAGACCTGAGAATCATATTCATGCCTTGTTGGGGTTGCGAGATCGAATAATTTGTAGACTCGTGCGAAGTACGAGTCTCGGTGATGCAGGAAGTTCTTATACTGGCCCTTGTCACCGGTTTCGATACAGATATTGACGTAACGGAAGTAGCGGTAGttgtgttgttgttgttgttgatatTATGGATCTGTGTCGCTGGTTTAGTAGACTTAACACGACGCGAAGATGGATCACAGGTACTGTTGACCAGCCAACTGTTTCTATAAGTTTTAGTAAAGATAGTGATCCTTTTGTTTACGTAGATAATGTGCTGAGGTTATTCGAACGCGAGCCAAGTTTAATACGTCCACGAGATAGAAACTGAATATGCAGAGAGATGTTAATCAAGACGCGACAAGTTATTCAAGTATTATAGAGAGGAGAAAGCAACAAAGCAGAAAGCAGAAACAAAGAAAAGGAGGCAATAATATGTAAGCAGTTAAAGAACAATTATCTAACAATAAGCAAAACCGATCTGCTCTCACCTCTTAGCGATAGCTGTTGTCGTGGATCTAGGTAGAACCTTCTTGGTCGAATCCTTTTCCTTATTTCTAGTTAACGCATTACTTGTACTCTTCTGACTTCTAGCTTGCAATAACGGTCTTAAATAAGGGCTAAAAATATAGTATGTATCTATGAGTAATTCGTCCTCTCTGTAAAGAACAGatatatacgtacatatatgCATCTAAaaagaataattgaaataatatttactGTGCAACTGTGGAAGGTTTGGTTGTTGTATTAATGTTGTGATTCGTTGGTAAACTCCTTCGTTTCGCTTTAATTAAGTTTAATTTTCCACCCTGAGTTAATGGCATATATATTGTTGTACTAGTCCCAGCAgcggcaacagcagcagcagcagcagcagcaggagTATGATCGTCCAACGTGATCCCATCTACCCGATGCATTATTCCCGAAACATTATCCTGCACCAAGTGAGATTCCTTAAAATTAGACAAGAATACTGTCTTCGGTCTGCCAACTATAGAGTAAATTCCATATTTGTGTACTGGATTCCCATTTTCCGCATCGAGCTGCAAAGGCTCTTTCAATAGAGAGTGGAGGTACGCTTCCTTCctgtaataaaatttcatttttagtaATGGTTTTCATGTACCACTCATGGACCAATTGTATGTACACCCCCgatcaaaagtatgtggacacttgtTCAATCCTCCTCCTGGAAGAAAAATAATCTTCAATGAATTTAATCGAATTTCATGCGATCTGCTTTATACAGTAttggaaaaaattattatttaatatcataatcactagactgcgaatctttatgcaaaataaaaattgtctgcatcgattgcaaaaaatagaaaccaaattgaatgttatttttgAATAGAGGAGAGATCATATAttggcattttcaattttttcaattttccaacaattttgaatttcatctactcaattttcctataaatgcataaagatccgcagtctaataatcacatACTGTTTACTGCATTTCTTTACACGTTTCTCTAGGGATTGGacctaaaatatatgtatatttgattttttatttttattttcctgaACAATGTAAATTTTTTCGAACACTAAAACAAGAACACTTGTACTTCAAGACTATCTGTTTACATCTAGAAAAGGCCATATACCCAATAgatgttttaaaaaaattcttaaaaatcacTTTTTCACTGAAGTTACACAAGCCCCCTTAAAATACATTCCAAAACATTTTCAGTGGTACGCATACTTTACtatttcaaattctattttacccagctctgtTATAGTACACAAATTTCAACGACAGGTGTCCATCAACTTTTGAGCGGGGGTGTACGTGGAAAATTCAAGTATTATACTACTATTCAAGACAGATCCATACTTTTCCAACCATTGTTGTTGGTGTCCGATCACCGAGCCTGGTCTACATATTCTTATCCATGCGATCGTTTCGTGAGCAGTTAAATGATAATGTTTCATGATATAACAGCCTATCAAAGAACCTGTCCTACCAAGTCCTGCCCTACAATGTACAGCAACGGCGCCGCTCGCGTTTTCcgctattttaagaaattgacgCATAATCGAGTCCGTCGGAGTCGAACCGTCCACGAAAAATAGATCTTTATGTTCAAATCCTGCGTCCGTGAAACTCGAAGCATcataaattttcttattaagACGTATTATGGTAGATACGTTGTTGCGTCGGAAATATGTAAAATACGATTCCGGTGAGTGAAGAGGGTATCCTGCAAAGACGTGAAAATATAAGAGTATTCAAGTCAGTATTGTacaagaaaaataatattgtacGTTGGTATACCAAGAACAGTGCAGACACGTACCGTTTTCTATTTTAGATTTAAGATAAGGCCCGcaaaatgcaataaatttaCCAGGAACGATCCAATTCAAATCTCCGTTCTCAACTCTTTCGAAGTACTCGTATTCTTTCAcacgaaaatcttgaaaattaaaaaatcccaGTCTGTGGCACTTGTATATGGCACTTAGACATTCGCTCAACGATATTTGGAAGCACGGCGTACCAACAGAAGCATCGCGAAACATGATAAACGGGCAATTGGGACTGCTAGTTAAACAATTGAACGCATCTTCGGCTGTACGTTTCAAATACAATATCTAAAAAAAAAGTATTGtttcattattatattatataatgtttACTTAAAATGTTCCATGAAACGATCTTACCGCGTAGCTTCCAATAAGGAAAGCGGCGTTCAATCTCTTCTCCGGATCCATGGTTGTGTAATGTataatctttttcttctttaaggTGACCGCCTTCAGCTTTTTATTCACTTTCTGACAGTAATGATACAACATCGCAAGATTCAATGGGCCAAaatcattataaaaattttcataaactAATTCGTCGTCGATACTGAAATAATGTGTGTTTGGAGTACTCTTTGGCTTTATCGTCGTTCtcaatgttataaaatataatcgatctaaaaaaataaggaaAAAAATACACCATATGTCTAAATATGTAGATTTCATCGAACCACCCATAATAATTTGAAACATAATGACTTGTGAAAGAATGATTTCAAACACAGTTTACCTTTTATAAATTCTGTCGTGCATACTAGTATGTCGTTTGTATCCTCCATTTCTTGTTTTGTTCTAACACGGTCTGCTTCTACGAAATCCAATCAAATACGACTGTCATTAATGTAACCAACGAAATAAGGGTCGCAATTCAATTAAGCACGATTAGAGATTACAACAAATATACAAACATATACAgaaggatagagagagagagagagtaaataGTCGTGATGAAAATAAACTAGATTCATCTACCTACACGCAAGCACACGCAAGCGTGTTTACAAGAATCATTTAACCGATATGCGAATTCATAATTAGAACACCATACATGACGATGCTCTATCAAAGAATGCTTACACTTACCTATGCACCTGTGTGACCGTTACAAGATTCAAACTTGGTCAATCAAGAGTCGGCGATGGCCGATCGGTTGTGTCGTCCTACAGCTCTTCCGGTTATATTACacattcaaataatttcatacttTACGTGTATGTCATCGTTTATCTTGTCTTATACTATACGGACTATTTTCAGAAACTATATTTCAATGTTTCGATTTTTACATGTatcataatatatattattatccaCCATACGAGCAAAACGTAGTTTTCGTACGTACTGCCATATTGGTTGATCTTGGAATATTATACTGATCACCATATATAAAGTTGACGTTTCGAGCAAAGAACATTGTAGGATGTAATCGACGTTTCGTTACAATAAGTTCAGACTATTTACAACTATGTATACGTATGTAACGTATgtttgtatgtatatatgtatgtacgtacGTATGTAACAATACGAGTACAAATACCGTGACAATTCTCGCTCAAACTTTATTTGGAACGTTGCAAGTTGCAACGGACTAATTTAGACAACTGGACAACGATTATCCATACATTGAAAAACAGCGCACTCTATGTCACAAAACATCCTTTTTCATATTGTAACCTGTTGTAACTTATCTTTCAAACTTCAAATTTTTcccaaaatttgtattcatataTATAAATAGGTGTTCGATTATGTAAGTTGTATagatatataaatgtataaattatgGATGTATGTTACATGTACTAAAGACTTACAATTAGATCTTAGATCATATATTACTTATAGACccggtatatatgtatatatatagatataggaTATGCATAGGA includes the following:
- the Por gene encoding protein-serine O-palmitoleoyltransferase por, giving the protein MDDVEAPIFYDDEGDFIGHGYLQDTDYEYEYEENAEKETLLELYQYCLGPTVYDTASYITPLFISMILFRLCARSQYITHQTFHVLSVLIGVYNIYHYVMECLYILLVLSIFSYVALRVPNKYCKNLGIFLPPLFIIVYCEFSMPPIVWHKIRSVVMTMAMKTISVAVDKINSNDLPDIYSYMGYTFCGVTCVFGPWISFKDYISIRHMNHQDKWWMLYAAQCMFLSFLFLTMSNCWTQWIVMDSSWKWLLAYRDALSFRTSHYFISYVASTVLLIGGFPYTLATLVKPLKVEFPRSLVQVVICWNVPMHFWLKTYIFRPSIRYLGKFGAVTMTYLTSALLHGLNFQLAAVLLSLGFYTYVEFQLRSMLANIFDACIASKQCAKTKCTHTCNSQNSWWVFLTNLMFSGLSVFHLAYLGLMFDTSELQETGYSYIHTIDKWSQLGFASHWVIFATYMVYFLIR